One part of the Chloroflexota bacterium genome encodes these proteins:
- a CDS encoding MBL fold metallo-hydrolase gives MRLTFLGAARTVTGSMHLLEVNGARILLDCGLFQGRRAETYERNLNFPFKPSEIDVLILSHAHIDHSGNIPNLVKQGFRGNIWTTPATRDLCAAMLQDSGHIQEKDVEYVNKRRARRGLPPVEPLYTREDATKALPYFISLSYNRPFLVAPGVQATFLDAGHILGSAMVLLEITENGKSRRLLFSGDVGRKGLDILRDPTPAPPADYIIMESTYGGRHHESRAEARATLRRVINDAFQRRGKVIIPAFAVGRTQEIVYELHQLTVEQKIPSLPIYVDSPLAVNVTEIFRLHPECYDEETRTFLTEYQRKDPFGFYRLRYIRDVEQSKALNFLRDSAVIISASGMCESGRILHHLKNNIESPNNTVLFVGFQAEHTLGRRLIDGWKKVRIFGEEYDVRARIERIDGYSAHADQDELIDWVRPALQQGSPRIFLVHGELEAAQSLAYALHQEGAQEIEIPEKGERFSLP, from the coding sequence GTGAGATTGACCTTTCTCGGGGCAGCGCGCACCGTAACCGGATCCATGCATCTGCTAGAGGTCAACGGGGCGCGCATCCTGTTGGACTGTGGGCTATTCCAGGGACGTCGTGCGGAGACATACGAGCGCAACCTGAACTTCCCCTTCAAACCGTCCGAGATCGACGTCCTGATCCTCTCCCACGCCCATATCGACCACTCCGGCAATATCCCCAACCTGGTCAAGCAGGGGTTCCGGGGCAACATCTGGACCACGCCGGCCACGCGGGATCTGTGTGCGGCTATGTTGCAGGACAGCGGCCATATCCAGGAGAAGGATGTGGAGTACGTCAACAAGCGGCGCGCACGACGAGGACTGCCGCCGGTGGAGCCGCTGTACACCCGGGAGGATGCCACCAAGGCGCTGCCCTACTTCATCAGCCTGAGCTACAACCGACCGTTCTTGGTCGCGCCCGGCGTTCAGGCGACCTTCCTCGACGCCGGACACATCCTGGGCTCCGCCATGGTCCTGCTGGAGATCACGGAGAACGGGAAGTCACGTCGCCTGCTCTTCTCCGGCGACGTCGGACGCAAGGGACTGGACATCCTGCGAGACCCCACCCCGGCGCCCCCGGCCGATTACATCATCATGGAAAGCACCTATGGGGGCCGCCACCACGAGAGTCGCGCCGAGGCGCGAGCGACCCTGCGGCGGGTCATCAACGACGCCTTCCAACGACGCGGCAAGGTGATCATCCCCGCCTTCGCCGTGGGACGCACACAGGAGATCGTATACGAGCTCCACCAATTGACGGTGGAGCAGAAGATCCCCTCGCTTCCTATCTATGTGGACAGCCCGCTGGCGGTCAACGTGACGGAGATCTTCCGTCTACACCCCGAATGCTACGATGAGGAGACGCGAACCTTCCTGACCGAGTACCAGCGGAAGGATCCCTTCGGCTTCTACCGGCTTCGCTATATTCGCGACGTCGAGCAATCCAAGGCATTGAACTTCCTGCGAGACTCCGCCGTGATCATCAGCGCTTCGGGGATGTGCGAATCCGGGCGCATCCTGCACCATCTGAAGAACAACATCGAAAGCCCCAACAACACGGTGCTGTTCGTGGGATTCCAGGCGGAGCATACCCTGGGACGCCGCCTGATCGACGGATGGAAGAAGGTCCGCATCTTCGGGGAGGAATACGACGTGCGCGCTCGCATCGAGAGGATCGATGGGTACAGCGCGCACGCGGACCAGGACGAGCTGATCGATTGGGTGCGCCCCGCCCTTCAGCAGGGCTCACCGCGCATCTTCCTGGTACACGGCGAGCTGGAAGCCGCACAGTCCCTCGCCTACGCCCTGCATCAGGAAGGCGCACAGGAGATCGAGATCCCCGAGAAGGGGGAGCGCTTCTCCCTGCCGTAA
- a CDS encoding APC family permease, whose protein sequence is MGVNVRRLLVGSPLETSQAVHERLTKVKALAVFSSDALSSVAYATEEILLVLVLAGTGALALSWPIALAIAALLTIVATSYYQGIHAYPSGGGAYIISKENLGIMFGLVAGAALLIDYVLTVAVSVSAGVAAITSAVPALYDHRVGLGVFFIMLITWGNLRGVRESGTIFAIPTYLFIVSFLMMIGTGLAKAVTGHVSPPPVRETVQPVQALTMFLVLRAFSSGCTALTGIEAISNGVMAFEPPEDRNASHTLAAMAVLLVTMFLGITWLARAYGIVPVEGETVVSQLARTIFGNGSPLYYLIQATTAFILVLAANTSFNGFPRLASLMAVDRFLPRQLANLGDRLVFSNGILILGGVAALLLALFRGSTHALIPLYAVGVFLSFTLAQAGLVRHSLRLREPGWQRDVVINGIGAVATGVVLVVIAATKFAHGAWIVVLLIPLMVRVFLAIRHHYDLVRRQLSIKTPDLPLPQPVRRHRVIVPISGVHRGTLKALHYAQSVSDDVTAVMVDVEPERTERVRERWNQLNTPVPLVVLPSPYRSVQGPLLSYIDQVSASLEKGDALTIVLPEFVPRRSWHYLLHNQTALMLKAALLYRRTEHNEIIVDVPYYLYE, encoded by the coding sequence ATGGGGGTAAACGTCAGACGCCTGCTGGTGGGAAGCCCCTTGGAGACCAGTCAGGCGGTTCACGAGCGGCTGACCAAGGTCAAGGCGTTGGCGGTATTCTCCAGTGATGCCCTCTCCTCCGTCGCGTACGCGACGGAGGAGATCCTGTTGGTGTTGGTGTTGGCCGGAACAGGGGCGCTGGCTTTGTCATGGCCCATCGCGTTGGCCATCGCCGCGCTGCTCACCATTGTGGCCACATCCTACTACCAGGGGATTCACGCGTATCCCTCCGGCGGCGGCGCGTACATCATCTCTAAGGAAAACCTGGGCATCATGTTCGGGCTGGTGGCCGGGGCGGCTTTGCTGATCGATTACGTGCTCACCGTCGCGGTGAGCGTGTCCGCGGGGGTCGCCGCCATCACCTCCGCCGTTCCGGCCCTGTACGATCACCGGGTCGGCCTGGGCGTCTTCTTCATCATGCTCATCACGTGGGGGAATCTGCGCGGCGTGCGGGAGTCCGGGACCATTTTCGCCATCCCCACATACCTGTTCATCGTCAGCTTTCTGATGATGATCGGCACCGGGCTGGCCAAGGCCGTCACCGGGCATGTCTCCCCGCCCCCGGTGCGGGAGACGGTGCAGCCGGTCCAGGCGCTGACGATGTTCCTGGTCCTGCGAGCCTTCTCCTCCGGGTGCACGGCGCTGACGGGCATCGAGGCGATCAGCAACGGCGTGATGGCCTTCGAGCCGCCCGAGGATCGCAACGCCAGCCATACGCTGGCGGCCATGGCGGTGCTCCTGGTCACCATGTTCCTGGGCATCACCTGGCTGGCCCGGGCGTATGGGATCGTCCCGGTGGAGGGGGAGACGGTTGTCTCGCAGCTTGCCCGAACGATATTTGGGAATGGAAGCCCGCTCTACTATCTGATTCAGGCCACCACGGCCTTCATCCTGGTCCTGGCCGCCAACACGAGCTTCAACGGGTTCCCGCGCCTGGCCTCCCTGATGGCTGTGGACCGTTTCCTCCCGAGACAGCTGGCGAACCTGGGAGACCGGCTGGTCTTCTCCAACGGGATCCTGATCCTGGGAGGGGTGGCGGCGTTGCTGTTGGCCCTCTTCCGGGGGAGCACACACGCGCTGATCCCCTTGTACGCGGTAGGCGTCTTCCTTTCGTTCACCCTGGCCCAGGCCGGGTTGGTGCGTCATAGCCTGCGGCTGCGCGAGCCGGGTTGGCAGCGAGACGTCGTGATCAATGGCATTGGCGCCGTCGCCACCGGCGTCGTCCTGGTGGTGATCGCCGCGACCAAGTTCGCGCACGGTGCCTGGATCGTGGTCTTGCTCATCCCGCTGATGGTGCGGGTGTTCCTGGCCATTCGCCACCATTACGATTTGGTGCGCCGACAGCTTTCCATCAAGACGCCGGACCTGCCGCTTCCGCAACCGGTACGCCGCCACCGGGTGATCGTGCCCATCTCCGGGGTACATCGGGGCACGCTGAAGGCGCTTCACTATGCCCAGTCGGTCTCGGACGATGTCACGGCCGTCATGGTGGATGTAGAGCCGGAGCGCACGGAGCGCGTGCGTGAGCGTTGGAATCAGTTGAACACCCCGGTGCCTCTGGTCGTGCTCCCATCTCCTTACCGCTCTGTGCAGGGGCCCTTGCTGTCCTATATCGACCAGGTGAGCGCCTCCCTGGAGAAGGGGGATGCGCTGACGATCGTGTTGCCGGAGTTCGTCCCCCGACGTTCGTGGCATTATCTGTTGCACAACCAAACGGCGCTCATGCTCAAGGCGGCCTTGCTCTACCGGCGCACGGAGCACAACGAGATCATCGTCGATGTGCCCTACTATCTTTATGAATAG
- a CDS encoding cobalamin B12-binding domain-containing protein codes for MSDRKIRVLIAKPGLDGHDRGAKVVARALRDAGMEVIYTGIRQTPEMIAEAALQEDVDVVGLSILSGAHMTLCPRVVELLRQQGMDDIIVLVGGIIPEEDKAALEAAGIHAVFGPGTPLQEIIDFVHRAVKAPTEA; via the coding sequence ATGTCCGACCGCAAGATCCGAGTCCTAATCGCCAAACCCGGCCTGGACGGCCACGACCGCGGCGCTAAGGTGGTAGCGCGGGCGCTACGCGACGCGGGGATGGAGGTCATCTACACGGGCATCCGACAAACCCCGGAGATGATCGCCGAGGCCGCCCTGCAGGAGGACGTGGATGTCGTCGGGTTGAGCATCCTCTCCGGCGCCCACATGACGCTATGCCCTCGCGTTGTGGAGCTGCTGCGACAGCAGGGTATGGACGACATCATCGTGCTCGTCGGCGGGATCATCCCGGAGGAAGACAAGGCGGCCCTGGAGGCCGCCGGAATCCATGCCGTATTCGGCCCCGGAACTCCTCTACAAGAGATCATCGACTTCGTCCATCGCG